AGCGAAAGCGACCGGTGCACGAGACTGCTCGAATTGAGCGGACCGGCATTGCCGGGCACTTGTTGCAACGACTGCCGCAACTGTCTTTCCGTACCGAGCCTGGACCAGACTTCCCTGAAATACCCGAGTATCTCGAGCTCCGGCCAAGGGGCCGGCTGGGGTGTGAGCTGGCCCGCTGCGAAAGCAGGTGCCTCCGCCGTCGACGCACGGCTTGCAATGTGATCGAGCAGAACACCCAAGGCTGCGCGAGTGGGGCCACCTGACTGCGGTGCGCTGGCCGCGTTGCGCGCGCCACTCGCACTGCCCGCAGCATCGGCCACGAATGCGGTCTTCCCGAGATCCTCGGCATACGCCGCGAGCAGGCCAGCTACCCTTGCGTCGAGGATGCGCCGCGCCTCGCCGCTATAGCCGGCCGCCCGCCGATCCAGCGCTTCGATGAAATGAAAGCGTACGGGATCCATGCGCTCGGCGCCGCGCTCGCGCCACGCGTCGAGCGTGGCGCGAGCCTCGCTTGCCGCAGCGCCGCTTGCAGCACTCACAGCGCTCGCACCCTTCACGCCGCTACTCACCGGATTTCACCGTCGCATTTGACGGCTTTGGAATCGGCGCCAATTCAACGCGCCGGTTCCTGGCCCGGCCAGGCTCGTCGGCATTCGAACTCACGGGCTCCTGCGAACCGAACGCCGCCGCAAACACCGAGGAAGCCGGAATGCCCGAGTCGATCAAGGCACGCGTCACCGTCAACGCGCGCTGCGCCGACAGTTCCCAGTTGTCGGCAAAGCGACGGTTCGCCTCGCCCACCTGGCGGTCGTCGGTGAAGCCGCTCACCATCAGGATCTCGCCACGCGCCTGGAGATAGGCGGACAGCGGTCCCGCGAGGCTCTTCAACACCTCCCGGCCTTCGGGCTGCAACTGATCGGAGTTCAGCGCAAACAGCACGCTGCCGCTGATGCCGATACGTCCGTTGACGAGTGTCACCCGGCCCGCCGCCAGCGGCACCGCGAGCGCCTGTTCGAGGGTCTTGCGGCGCTGCGTCTCCATCTGCCGCTGCTTGACCTCCTGGTCGAGCCGCGTCGAAAGCTCCAGTTGCACGCCGATGACAGCCACCAGGATCAGCACGAAGGCGCCCAGCAGCACCGACATCAGGTCGGCGAAGACAGGCCAGATCGGCGCCGCCGTTTCGATGCCGCCGTCAATATCCTCGCTCATGCCGCTTCAACTCCGGCGGATGCCCGCCGGCCGGCGAGCTGCTGCAGGTCTTCGACGATCTGCTTCTGCGACATCATGCTCAGGTCGATGACTTCGCGCGCCTGCGCCACGTAATAGGCCAACTGTTCGTCGCTGCGCGCGAGGGACTTGTCCAGCGCGGCTTCGATACGTTGCAGGTGGTCCACCAGCTTGCCGTTCGACTCGCCGAACACGTGGACGGCCGCCCCGAACGCATCGCCGAGGCTCGCCACTTCGACTGCGCTGCCGGTGACCTGGGCCGCAACCGAGCCCAGCTTGCCGGTCTCGAGCTCGACCTTGTCCGCGAACTGCGTGCCGACGCGGTCCAGCAGATCCGCCGTCGTGGTGACGAGCGCATCGACTGCCGAGCGTTGTTCGGTCGAGGCGTGGTTCACGGCATCGAGCAGGGTCTCCACCGTGGCGAGCAGGCGGCTGCGCTCTTCCAGCATCGCGGTGTCGCGGGCCATGCTCTCGGAGAGCTTCTGACGCAGTTCGGCGACGACTTCGGCAGCGGCCTTCGGCGCTTCCGAGGCCACCTGCACAAGCTGGGAGATCTCGGCGATGGTGCTGCTGGCGTGCGCCTGGGTCTGCGCCGAGATATCGCGCGCGGTCTGCGCCAGTGTGTCGCAAATCTCCTGCTGGCGGCTCGCGGTACGCGTGCCCGTCTGTTCCCACTCGCGGCTCAAGGTCGCGGCCAGCGAACCGAGCGACTCGGTCCAGACGGCGAGGCGCTGCTGGTCGCGCGAAGCCAGTTCCGTCTGCAAGTCCGCATGCGACTGACCCACCGTGCGCAGCAACGACGCCGAATGCTGCTCGAAGGTCGCCGCGGCTGCCGCCAGGGCTTGCTCGTTGTGGCTCGACAGCTTTTCGCTGACGCGTTCCTGGCGCACCAACGCCTCGTTCCAGGCTTCCGACACCTTGCCCGCGGTCGCGTCCAGACGCGCGGAGACGCCCTCCAGCAGGCCCGCGGAGCGTTGCTCGAAGGTTGAGGTGAAGCGCTCCAGCGAGCCGCGCAACTGCTCGGCAAGCGCCTCGTTCGAGCGCTGCTGCCCGGCCAGTGCCTGATTCCAGATATCCGCTACGGTTGTGGTGGTGGCCGCGAAGCCGGACGACAGTCCATCCAGTTGCCGCTGCACGGCGTGGGTGACGGTGTCGTGCAATCCGGCCGTCTCGCGCGCGAGCCCCGCCATGGTGGCCTCCATGACCGGCTTGAGCGCCGCGCTGGCGGCGCGGGCGCTGTCGGCCACGCTCGACTTCAACGACTGCTCCACGTTGGCAGCGAGGCGCGCGTAGGCCGCCTCGGTCTTGCCGTGGAAAGTATCCTGGGCGGCGATCTGCCGCTCGTTCAGGGCGAGGCTCTGGCGCTCGATGGTCGCCATCATCGTCTGCAGACGGTCCACCAGTGTAGGCATCACCTCGGCCTGGCGCTGCAGGAGCTTGAAGCTTTCCTCGCGCTGATGGCTCTGCGAGTAGATGCGCAATGCCGATCCAATCTTGACGTCGAGCGTTTGCCCGGCGTCGATCCGCTCGCGCCGGCACAAGGCCGAAAGCAGCCCCAGCATCGCAGAGGCGGCCACGCCCGCAATCGAGGTGCCGAAGGCAAAGCCCAGGCCCTTGACCGGCGCCGCCAGCGACGCGCGGATGGCCTGCAGGTCCGTCGCGCTCTCCAGCGCCATGCCGGTGCCCCTCAGGGTCGCCACCATACCCAGCAGCGTGCCGAACATGCCCAGCAACACGAGCAGGCCGACCAGATAGGGCGTGAGCGCCGGCCCCGGCAGCGCCACGCGCTCTCCTTCGACGCGCAGACGCACCGCATTGCGCAGACTGGGATGCAAAGGCTCGAGCCACGCGCCGAGGCTGCGCGGCGGTTCGGACAGGCTCGTCACGGCGCGCGTCAGCGTGGCCGTGGCCTGGCTGTAGCGTTGCAGTTCGAGCGCGCCGGCTACATAGCAGGCGCCAATCAGCAGCGTGACGGCCAGCGCAAGCGGGTTGGAGACGACATAACCGGCGCCGATCCAGCAAACAGCCACGAGACCGGCGAGGAAAACAACGAGATTGAGATATCTGGACATAGTGTCCCAGTTAGCGGGTAAGAAGGGCCGCGAGCAACCCTTCGACCGGTTGAAAACGAACATCCAGTTCGGCAAGCAATACGCTCTGCATATCCTTGCGAAACACGTCGAGCCATGCGCCGGCTCTGACCCCTGCCGCATCGCCAGCCGCGACGGCGGCGGCGGATTCGGCGGCGGCCAGCGCCTCCCGCTCGGCGCCGCGCAGGCGCTCGAAGTGCCCTGCGAGCAGGCCGGGCACGGTGGCGAGCAGGTTGTGCTCGCGGGCACCCAAGGCACGCTCCATGACCGCATCCACCACCGCGAGCCGCGCCATGGCAGGGGTGCGGGCCGCCAGCATGGTTCGCAAGCGGCCGCGCAGGTTGCCGATGGTGGTCTCCATGGTCTGCTGGATGGACTGATAGCGCTGCCGAAACACCGCATAGTCGAGCGCCGCATCCGCCGCGACATCCTGGACGGGCGCTTGCGCGGGCGCACGCCGCTTCGCAGCGGCAAACGTGCTATCGCCGGCGATGGCCTTCGCGAGCGAAGCGCGCACGCGGGCGCACTCGGCCTCCTCCGCGTGGCCGTCGGCTCGCGCGCCGGCCGCTGCGGCGGACGGCTGGCCGCCCCGCGGCGCACCGCCCGCCGGATGGCCGTTCAGCGGCGTGCCGCCCAGCGCCGTCGACAACCCAATGGCGTCGGTCCAGCCGAGCCACTGGCTAAGCCGGTCCGAGAGCGATTGGCTGGATTCGGGGACATCGAGGTCCGTCAGGCGGGCAAGGACGCGAATGAGCGCCGGGCCGCTGAAGGCTGTGCGCTGTGGGGCTTGCAACATACCACCAGATTCAAAAAAGTCAGCAGTTTACACGCTGGCGAGGTGGA
Above is a genomic segment from Paraburkholderia phenazinium containing:
- a CDS encoding DUF3348 domain-containing protein, with protein sequence MLQAPQRTAFSGPALIRVLARLTDLDVPESSQSLSDRLSQWLGWTDAIGLSTALGGTPLNGHPAGGAPRGGQPSAAAAGARADGHAEEAECARVRASLAKAIAGDSTFAAAKRRAPAQAPVQDVAADAALDYAVFRQRYQSIQQTMETTIGNLRGRLRTMLAARTPAMARLAVVDAVMERALGAREHNLLATVPGLLAGHFERLRGAEREALAAAESAAAVAAGDAAGVRAGAWLDVFRKDMQSVLLAELDVRFQPVEGLLAALLTR
- a CDS encoding DUF802 domain-containing protein, with product MSRYLNLVVFLAGLVAVCWIGAGYVVSNPLALAVTLLIGACYVAGALELQRYSQATATLTRAVTSLSEPPRSLGAWLEPLHPSLRNAVRLRVEGERVALPGPALTPYLVGLLVLLGMFGTLLGMVATLRGTGMALESATDLQAIRASLAAPVKGLGFAFGTSIAGVAASAMLGLLSALCRRERIDAGQTLDVKIGSALRIYSQSHQREESFKLLQRQAEVMPTLVDRLQTMMATIERQSLALNERQIAAQDTFHGKTEAAYARLAANVEQSLKSSVADSARAASAALKPVMEATMAGLARETAGLHDTVTHAVQRQLDGLSSGFAATTTTVADIWNQALAGQQRSNEALAEQLRGSLERFTSTFEQRSAGLLEGVSARLDATAGKVSEAWNEALVRQERVSEKLSSHNEQALAAAAATFEQHSASLLRTVGQSHADLQTELASRDQQRLAVWTESLGSLAATLSREWEQTGTRTASRQQEICDTLAQTARDISAQTQAHASSTIAEISQLVQVASEAPKAAAEVVAELRQKLSESMARDTAMLEERSRLLATVETLLDAVNHASTEQRSAVDALVTTTADLLDRVGTQFADKVELETGKLGSVAAQVTGSAVEVASLGDAFGAAVHVFGESNGKLVDHLQRIEAALDKSLARSDEQLAYYVAQAREVIDLSMMSQKQIVEDLQQLAGRRASAGVEAA
- a CDS encoding OmpA family protein, with the protein product MSEDIDGGIETAAPIWPVFADLMSVLLGAFVLILVAVIGVQLELSTRLDQEVKQRQMETQRRKTLEQALAVPLAAGRVTLVNGRIGISGSVLFALNSDQLQPEGREVLKSLAGPLSAYLQARGEILMVSGFTDDRQVGEANRRFADNWELSAQRALTVTRALIDSGIPASSVFAAAFGSQEPVSSNADEPGRARNRRVELAPIPKPSNATVKSGE
- a CDS encoding DUF2894 domain-containing protein, whose protein sequence is MSAASGAAASEARATLDAWRERGAERMDPVRFHFIEALDRRAAGYSGEARRILDARVAGLLAAYAEDLGKTAFVADAAGSASGARNAASAPQSGGPTRAALGVLLDHIASRASTAEAPAFAAGQLTPQPAPWPELEILGYFREVWSRLGTERQLRQSLQQVPGNAGPLNSSSLVHRSLSLMRELSPGYLQQFLSYVDALSWMEQINSGGAPAGKEAPRAASPRKSTRSTPR